A portion of the Acidisarcina polymorpha genome contains these proteins:
- a CDS encoding tyrosine-type recombinase/integrase gives MLTCAATALRSSEIIALRWSDIHWEQGKISISKRWAKGRDGETKTASSTGTVPLHPVLAESLKEWHVQTPYPKHDDFVFPSLAKFGNVPIWASTFVQDHLRPAAIKAGVQIAPGQRYGLHNCRHSPATWLANAGKVAPKTVQGLLRHANVKTTLGLYTQDDSDEMQAAQGHS, from the coding sequence GTGCTCACCTGCGCCGCAACGGCCCTCCGCTCGTCGGAGATCATCGCGCTGCGCTGGTCTGACATTCATTGGGAGCAGGGGAAGATCAGCATATCGAAGCGCTGGGCCAAGGGCAGGGATGGCGAAACCAAAACTGCCTCTTCAACGGGGACAGTACCGCTGCATCCGGTGCTGGCAGAATCCCTCAAAGAGTGGCACGTCCAGACGCCTTACCCGAAGCACGACGACTTCGTTTTTCCGTCGTTAGCGAAGTTCGGGAATGTTCCCATCTGGGCTTCAACCTTCGTACAGGATCACCTGCGGCCGGCTGCAATCAAGGCTGGTGTTCAGATCGCTCCGGGCCAAAGATACGGCCTTCACAACTGCCGGCACAGCCCTGCTACATGGCTGGCGAATGCCGGGAAGGTGGCGCCAAAGACGGTGCAGGGCTTACTCCGCCATGCGAACGTCAAAACTACGCTGGGGCTCTATACGCAGGATGACAGTGACGAAATGCAGGCAGCACAGGGGCATTCCTAA
- a CDS encoding CGNR zinc finger domain-containing protein has product MRSRESAKEFQLVAGNTALDLVNTLDNRFHEGGPDELLESYDDLLRFVQQAGLLTAAQVRRLRRQTGAEAERRRALDQVKELREAVAGVAYALLDAEELPIHGIATLQEYFHRANAARRLTDDGKRLVWSWPEGEKLSAPLWLLTREGEKLLLSEQVNRLRFCASDTCRWLFLDTSKNQTRRWCDMKICGNRMKARRYQARLAGE; this is encoded by the coding sequence GTGAGGTCTCGCGAGTCTGCGAAGGAGTTTCAACTGGTGGCCGGCAACACGGCCCTGGACCTGGTGAATACGCTTGACAACCGCTTCCACGAGGGCGGCCCGGATGAGCTGCTGGAAAGCTACGATGATCTGCTGCGCTTCGTTCAGCAGGCCGGGCTGCTCACCGCAGCGCAGGTTCGCAGACTGAGGCGGCAGACGGGCGCGGAGGCGGAGCGCCGACGAGCTCTCGATCAGGTCAAGGAGTTGCGTGAGGCGGTGGCCGGCGTAGCCTATGCGTTGCTGGACGCGGAGGAACTGCCGATCCATGGAATCGCCACGCTGCAAGAGTATTTCCACCGCGCGAATGCGGCACGACGTCTGACCGACGATGGGAAGCGTCTAGTGTGGAGTTGGCCGGAGGGGGAGAAGCTTTCGGCTCCTTTGTGGCTGCTGACGCGAGAGGGAGAAAAGCTTTTGCTTTCGGAGCAGGTCAATCGGCTCCGTTTCTGCGCCAGCGATACTTGCCGGTGGCTCTTTCTCGACACCAGCAAGAACCAGACGCGGCGATGGTGCGATATGAAGATCTGCGGCAACCGGATGAAGGCGCGACGGTATCAGGCGCGGCTGGCCGGTGAATAA
- a CDS encoding aldo/keto reductase, protein MEYRRLGKTGLKVSRICLGCMSYGEPAKGTLTPGSHAWTLNEADSQPFLKQALDLGITFFDTANVYSRGASEEVLGRFLKNNTQRDSTVIATKVHGVMRDEPNGGGLSRKAILSEINASLRRLQTDYVDLYQIHRWDPETPIEETLEALHDVVKAGKARYIGASSMHSWQFAKALYLADLNGWTRFVSMQNHYNLIYREEEREMMGLCQAENIGVLPWSPLARGRLARPSNAESTKRLETDQFGKKIYGDTEDSDRKIIDKLTEIAKRKGLPQVTVALAWMLSKPYIDSPIVGATKLNHLDDAVKAIAVKLSAEEIAELEAAYVPHAVAGF, encoded by the coding sequence ATGGAATACCGAAGGCTCGGCAAAACTGGTCTTAAAGTCTCCCGCATTTGTCTCGGCTGCATGTCTTATGGCGAACCAGCCAAAGGGACACTGACTCCGGGCAGTCATGCCTGGACACTGAATGAGGCTGATTCCCAGCCGTTTCTCAAGCAAGCACTGGACCTTGGCATTACCTTTTTCGATACGGCCAACGTCTACTCGCGGGGCGCGAGCGAAGAGGTCCTGGGGCGTTTTCTGAAGAACAACACCCAGCGCGACAGCACGGTGATTGCTACCAAGGTTCACGGGGTGATGCGCGATGAGCCTAATGGCGGAGGCCTCTCCCGTAAAGCAATCCTGAGTGAGATCAATGCGAGCCTTCGCCGTCTACAGACAGATTATGTCGACCTTTACCAGATTCACCGTTGGGATCCGGAGACGCCCATCGAAGAAACGCTCGAAGCTCTGCACGATGTGGTCAAGGCTGGAAAAGCGCGCTATATCGGAGCCTCTTCAATGCATTCCTGGCAGTTTGCGAAAGCTCTTTATCTGGCCGACCTGAACGGTTGGACGCGGTTTGTCTCCATGCAGAATCACTACAACCTTATCTACCGCGAGGAAGAGCGCGAGATGATGGGCCTCTGCCAGGCCGAAAACATCGGTGTGCTGCCGTGGAGCCCGTTGGCGCGAGGTCGCCTCGCTCGCCCGTCGAACGCAGAAAGCACCAAGCGCCTCGAGACCGATCAATTCGGCAAGAAGATCTACGGCGACACCGAAGATTCCGACCGAAAGATTATCGACAAGCTGACGGAGATTGCCAAACGCAAGGGATTGCCGCAGGTTACCGTCGCACTTGCCTGGATGCTCTCGAAGCCCTATATCGATAGTCCCATCGTCGGGGCGACCAAGCTTAACCATCTCGATGATGCCGTCAAGGCGATTGCGGTCAAGCTCTCGGCCGAAGAAATTGCAGAGTTGGAAGCAGCTTATGTTCCCCATGCTGTGGCCGGCTTTTAG
- a CDS encoding helix-turn-helix domain-containing protein, producing the protein MIPTFWGQFAKGMYVKETPSAKLVVSQFAPFSFGRISSEEGLPAVTRGEVAARDYMVAIQLADIPTIEEFLGNRRVSSGSYPVGGVSVHSLEERPTIDLRNPFDTLVLHITQASLDEVAATHRVPRVDRLSWLFGRPDPVVHHLGHVLLATLDQQNDASRFFVDHVLHALHCHFVSNYGGITLPARPLQGGLSPLQMRKATEFLNTHLDGDVDLQQVSAVCDLSLSHFARAFRQTYGKPPYRWLIERRINKAKDLLEKTRLPLADIAVRCGFTDQSGFNRSFKRMYGITPGSWRRNNG; encoded by the coding sequence ATGATTCCAACATTTTGGGGCCAGTTCGCGAAGGGAATGTACGTCAAGGAAACTCCCTCCGCCAAGCTCGTCGTGTCCCAATTCGCTCCTTTTTCTTTCGGGCGCATTTCGAGCGAAGAAGGGCTTCCTGCGGTCACGCGGGGAGAAGTTGCTGCACGTGATTACATGGTCGCGATTCAACTCGCGGATATCCCCACCATTGAGGAGTTTCTTGGTAACAGGAGGGTGTCAAGCGGCTCTTATCCAGTCGGCGGGGTAAGCGTGCACAGTCTCGAAGAGAGGCCGACGATCGACCTTCGGAATCCGTTCGACACATTGGTGCTGCACATCACCCAGGCTTCTCTCGACGAGGTCGCTGCTACTCACCGCGTGCCACGAGTTGACCGACTCAGTTGGCTCTTCGGGCGTCCGGATCCGGTTGTGCATCATCTGGGGCATGTCCTCCTCGCAACGTTGGATCAACAGAACGACGCGTCTAGGTTCTTCGTCGACCACGTGTTGCACGCGCTGCACTGTCATTTCGTCAGCAATTACGGCGGCATCACATTGCCGGCAAGACCGTTACAAGGCGGATTGAGCCCGCTGCAGATGAGGAAAGCAACAGAGTTTCTCAATACCCATCTTGACGGAGATGTCGACCTTCAGCAAGTGTCCGCGGTCTGCGACCTCTCGCTCAGCCACTTCGCGCGAGCTTTCCGGCAAACCTATGGCAAGCCACCTTATCGGTGGCTGATCGAACGTCGTATCAACAAAGCGAAGGATTTGCTGGAGAAGACTCGTCTGCCACTTGCAGACATTGCCGTTCGATGCGGTTTTACCGATCAGTCAGGGTTCAACCGCTCCTTCAAACGCATGTATGGAATCACTCCGGGAAGCTGGCGACGGAACAACGGATAA
- a CDS encoding TonB-dependent receptor gives MLLISRAKRLVLPLLFLLFQGFVVAQNNSGSINGTVTDSQGAVVPGASVKIINPVSGYIRTAASDASGNFQFTNVPFNPYHLTVDANGFASFVQDVDVRSGIPVKVTSALKVGESSTTVTVESGGDLVENDPTFHTDVDRSLFQKLPLESQSSSLSSLVTMASPGVAADSNGLFHGLGDHASNSFSIDGQSITDQQSKVFSNQLPTNAVQSLEVISGAPPAEFGGKTSLVIVATTRSGQGVTKPTGSIYSSYGSFGSATGGFDLSYGGKNWGNFIEFDGLNTGRFLDPPEFTVFHDKGNEENLFDRVDYTFTPRDSVHLDLNYSRSWFQTPNAFSGLNVQNVVAGTGASANPTFATVGNTDQRSFIGTYDIHPTYTRIVNDYSVFNLGAWARKDQYKYFPSGNPLADLGPANLQTSSISQIRSLLNTAAHADYSYARGINNIKVGAQYGQTFLRESDSLGIVENVYNSPCTDVNGNPLAGYSGSATCDGIVSFPNGNYLPVLAPYDLTRGGTHFNYVGRTDVKELALFLEDQIKARNWLFNLGIRGDLYNGLAVARQAEPRVGIAYNFPRTSTVLRVSYARTLETPFNENLVLSSQGCSDPVLNPLLACASTFGTTLEPGFRNEFHAGFQQAFGKFAVVGGEYIWKYTHNAFDFSVLGNTPITFPIDWHNSKIPGFAINASIPNFHNFSANVVMSSVSARFFPPQVAGAGATSGVAVGFPFRIDHDERYNETTHLQYNLPGGKFTRAMWAGFNWRYDSGLVAGSTPCYNIADPNSACGNSSLGPDGNPATLNGVPAVALVDNGAAPSTNPVTGIPVAIPLNADQETQSGLSCGGDRATPTHLIGTPVTYLGTTYYECPANQLTSSLLKIPAAGTGDNDKSPPRVAPRNLFDASIGDDNLFSGDKYKWSLKLTAINITNKTALYNFLSTFSGTHFVTPRALTGEVGFHF, from the coding sequence ATGTTGTTGATATCGAGGGCCAAGCGGCTTGTGCTGCCCCTTCTCTTTCTGTTGTTTCAAGGATTTGTTGTTGCTCAGAATAACTCTGGTTCGATCAATGGCACGGTAACCGACTCCCAAGGAGCGGTGGTGCCTGGAGCCTCGGTAAAGATCATCAATCCGGTGAGCGGTTATATCCGCACCGCGGCATCGGACGCATCAGGGAACTTTCAGTTCACGAACGTGCCATTCAATCCGTACCACCTGACCGTGGATGCGAACGGTTTTGCGTCCTTTGTGCAGGATGTGGATGTGCGCTCAGGCATCCCTGTTAAGGTAACCAGTGCTCTCAAAGTTGGGGAGTCGTCAACTACGGTCACAGTCGAGAGCGGCGGCGACCTGGTGGAGAACGATCCAACCTTCCACACCGACGTCGACCGCAGCCTTTTTCAAAAGTTGCCGCTGGAGAGCCAGTCGTCTTCGCTGAGTTCGTTAGTGACGATGGCGTCGCCCGGCGTGGCTGCCGACTCGAATGGCCTCTTCCACGGCCTCGGGGACCATGCATCCAACTCCTTTTCGATCGACGGCCAATCGATTACCGATCAGCAAAGCAAGGTCTTCTCCAACCAGCTTCCAACCAACGCGGTCCAGTCTCTTGAGGTCATCTCTGGAGCGCCTCCAGCGGAGTTCGGCGGCAAGACCAGTCTCGTCATCGTGGCGACGACTCGTTCTGGACAAGGGGTTACAAAGCCGACTGGCAGTATCTACTCCTCTTACGGCAGTTTTGGGTCAGCGACTGGCGGGTTCGACCTGAGCTATGGAGGAAAAAATTGGGGAAACTTTATCGAATTTGACGGGCTGAATACCGGTCGATTTCTCGACCCGCCGGAGTTTACCGTCTTTCATGATAAGGGCAACGAGGAAAATCTCTTCGATCGAGTGGATTACACCTTTACACCCAGAGACTCGGTGCATCTGGATCTAAATTACAGTCGCTCCTGGTTTCAGACGCCAAATGCTTTCAGCGGGCTAAATGTGCAGAATGTTGTGGCTGGAACCGGCGCCAGCGCAAACCCGACGTTCGCCACTGTGGGAAACACCGACCAGCGCTCCTTTATCGGGACGTATGACATCCATCCGACGTATACCCGAATCGTCAACGACTACTCGGTCTTCAATCTAGGCGCATGGGCCCGAAAGGACCAGTACAAGTACTTCCCAAGCGGCAATCCTCTTGCCGATCTAGGGCCTGCAAACCTGCAAACATCCTCGATCTCTCAAATCCGTTCTCTGTTGAATACCGCAGCTCACGCAGATTATTCGTATGCCAGGGGAATCAATAACATCAAAGTCGGCGCCCAATACGGACAAACGTTTCTGCGCGAGAGCGACTCTCTGGGGATTGTCGAGAACGTGTACAACTCGCCCTGCACGGACGTTAATGGCAACCCTCTGGCAGGCTACTCCGGCTCAGCGACTTGCGACGGCATCGTGTCTTTCCCGAACGGGAATTACCTTCCAGTCCTCGCGCCTTACGATCTCACCCGTGGCGGCACCCACTTTAACTATGTCGGTCGCACGGATGTAAAAGAGTTGGCGCTCTTCCTCGAAGATCAGATTAAAGCCAGGAACTGGCTCTTCAATCTGGGCATTCGAGGCGATCTTTACAACGGGTTGGCGGTTGCGCGGCAGGCTGAGCCGCGCGTGGGCATCGCCTACAACTTCCCCAGAACGAGTACCGTGCTGCGCGTTTCCTATGCGCGAACTCTAGAAACGCCGTTCAACGAAAACCTGGTGCTGTCGAGCCAGGGGTGCTCCGACCCCGTACTTAACCCTTTACTTGCATGCGCATCCACGTTTGGCACGACGCTAGAGCCCGGTTTCCGCAACGAGTTCCACGCTGGCTTCCAGCAGGCCTTTGGCAAGTTTGCGGTAGTCGGTGGCGAGTATATCTGGAAATACACCCACAATGCCTTCGACTTCAGTGTGCTCGGCAACACGCCGATTACGTTTCCAATTGACTGGCACAACTCGAAGATCCCGGGCTTCGCGATCAATGCCAGCATTCCAAACTTCCACAACTTCTCTGCGAATGTGGTGATGTCCTCGGTCTCTGCCCGCTTCTTCCCGCCTCAGGTGGCCGGTGCGGGCGCCACAAGCGGCGTCGCCGTAGGATTTCCCTTCCGTATCGATCACGACGAGAGATACAACGAGACCACCCACCTTCAGTACAACCTTCCCGGCGGAAAGTTTACACGTGCCATGTGGGCCGGCTTCAATTGGCGCTACGACTCGGGTCTTGTGGCTGGATCGACGCCATGCTACAACATCGCGGATCCGAACTCGGCCTGCGGTAACAGTTCCTTAGGACCGGACGGCAATCCTGCAACACTCAACGGAGTTCCAGCTGTAGCTCTGGTAGACAACGGCGCGGCGCCTAGCACGAATCCTGTCACCGGTATCCCAGTGGCGATACCCCTCAACGCCGACCAGGAGACTCAATCGGGACTGTCCTGCGGCGGAGACAGAGCAACGCCGACCCACCTGATCGGCACCCCTGTTACCTATTTGGGCACGACCTACTATGAGTGCCCCGCCAACCAACTCACCTCGAGTCTCCTGAAGATTCCAGCGGCTGGCACCGGGGATAACGATAAGAGCCCGCCGCGCGTGGCGCCGCGGAATCTCTTCGACGCCTCCATCGGCGATGACAACCTCTTCAGCGGCGACAAATACAAATGGAGCCTTAAACTCACGGCGATCAATATTACTAACAAGACCGCTCTCTATAACTTCCTCTCCACGTTTAGTGGTACCCACTTCGTGACACCACGCGCACTAACGGGCGAAGTCGGCTTTCACTTTTAG
- a CDS encoding HD domain-containing protein, translating into MSISTKVSPSPTGHPSAMQIPDSKLAKDITEFVRDTESTLLFNHSSRVYCFGALAGQRRGLSFDPELLYAGAMFHDVGLVPSYSSATDRFEVDGANAARDFLRRYELPSEDIDRVWTAIALHTTPGIPQYMHPVVALVTAGVEMDVLGIDYSNFADTERDAVVRAFPRTPSFKEDILQAFYDGIKHKPNTTFGNVKADVLAEKDPSFKRINFCSIIRNSPWGG; encoded by the coding sequence ATGTCCATTTCCACGAAAGTTTCGCCATCCCCGACGGGACACCCTTCTGCCATGCAGATTCCTGATAGCAAGCTCGCCAAAGACATCACGGAATTCGTGCGTGACACCGAATCTACCTTACTGTTCAATCATTCCAGTCGCGTCTACTGCTTCGGGGCGCTTGCGGGGCAACGTCGCGGTCTCAGCTTCGACCCTGAACTACTCTACGCCGGAGCCATGTTCCACGACGTCGGTCTGGTGCCATCCTACAGCAGCGCAACCGATCGGTTCGAAGTTGACGGGGCAAATGCAGCGCGCGATTTCCTGCGCCGCTACGAACTACCATCAGAAGACATTGATCGAGTGTGGACAGCGATCGCACTCCATACAACTCCGGGTATTCCGCAATACATGCATCCAGTTGTCGCATTGGTGACGGCTGGTGTCGAAATGGACGTACTTGGAATTGATTACAGCAACTTCGCTGACACAGAGCGCGACGCTGTTGTACGGGCTTTCCCGCGCACTCCCAGTTTCAAAGAAGACATTTTGCAGGCGTTCTACGACGGCATCAAGCATAAGCCGAACACCACATTCGGAAATGTGAAAGCCGACGTGCTCGCTGAAAAAGACCCCTCGTTCAAGCGCATCAACTTCTGCAGCATTATTCGCAACTCGCCCTGGGGCGGCTGA
- a CDS encoding FMN-dependent NADH-azoreductase, whose protein sequence is MRVLDIQSSPRRESSDSSKLTKAFLESCLHYGSSIVVDTLNVRDEHLPEFDYGAIGAKYKAIKNEAMTEMETKVWDQIQSLIQRFQKADCIVLGTPMWNFGLPYKLKQLIDLVAQRNFLFSYDGKQYCPLLNVGKAVVVYTRGSRFLERYSHPTFAI, encoded by the coding sequence ATGAGAGTCCTCGATATCCAGTCTTCGCCGAGGCGTGAATCCTCTGATTCGAGCAAACTGACCAAAGCGTTTCTAGAGTCCTGTCTCCACTACGGCTCTTCAATCGTGGTGGATACATTGAACGTCAGGGATGAGCACTTGCCTGAATTCGATTACGGCGCAATCGGAGCGAAGTACAAAGCGATTAAAAATGAAGCGATGACTGAGATGGAGACCAAAGTATGGGACCAGATTCAATCCTTGATCCAACGTTTCCAGAAAGCGGATTGCATTGTACTAGGGACGCCAATGTGGAACTTCGGTCTGCCTTACAAGCTCAAACAGTTAATCGATCTCGTAGCACAGCGGAACTTCCTATTCTCCTACGATGGCAAACAGTACTGCCCTCTTCTAAATGTGGGGAAGGCAGTCGTGGTCTATACACGCGGGTCACGTTTTCTGGAAAGATACTCCCATCCCACCTTCGCGATTTGA
- a CDS encoding alpha/beta fold hydrolase: protein MPLLADKYRVIAPDLPGFGFTRAPSERGYKYTFENLATTTDAFTRALSLDRFALYVFDYGAPTDVRLAPKHPEKITAIISQNGNAYEEGLGSAWGPI, encoded by the coding sequence ATGCCCTTACTTGCGGACAAGTACCGCGTTATTGCTCCGGACCTTCCTGGTTTCGGTTTCACCCGCGCGCCGAGCGAGCGCGGCTATAAGTACACCTTTGAAAACCTGGCCACGACGACTGACGCTTTTACGCGGGCGCTGTCCCTGGATAGATTTGCGCTTTATGTTTTTGATTATGGGGCGCCGACCGATGTTCGCCTTGCACCGAAGCATCCAGAAAAGATCACCGCGATCATCAGTCAGAATGGCAACGCGTATGAAGAGGGACTCGGGAGTGCCTGGGGCCCTATTTAA
- a CDS encoding alpha/beta hydrolase, with protein sequence MFRRIAGLTVLMGMVALLGTQSSQAQKPTVKNIILVHGAWADGSGWQGIYDILVKEGFKISIVQEPETTFQDDVTAVQRVLALQDGRSILVAHSYGGAVVTESGNDPSVAGLVYVAAHMLEAGESEAGEGKLFPSALSKSTALKTTTDGFTYLDPSQFHAYFAADLPADKAAFMANSRVLNLAVSFKAVITKAAWTTKPSWMVVAGADRTINPNLERFYAKRANDRAGSSHSIALNQSL encoded by the coding sequence ATGTTTAGGCGCATCGCCGGATTGACGGTGCTGATGGGTATGGTTGCTTTGCTGGGTACGCAAAGCTCACAAGCCCAAAAGCCTACAGTGAAAAATATTATTCTCGTTCATGGCGCCTGGGCTGATGGTTCTGGTTGGCAGGGGATCTACGACATCCTGGTCAAAGAAGGGTTTAAGATCAGCATCGTCCAGGAACCGGAGACCACTTTCCAGGATGACGTGACTGCCGTGCAGCGCGTGCTCGCACTACAAGACGGACGTAGCATTCTTGTCGCACACAGCTATGGTGGAGCTGTTGTGACCGAATCGGGAAACGATCCATCCGTTGCAGGATTGGTGTACGTCGCTGCTCACATGCTTGAGGCAGGAGAGAGCGAAGCCGGGGAAGGAAAGCTCTTCCCGAGTGCCCTCAGCAAGTCTACCGCGCTTAAGACGACGACAGATGGTTTCACCTACCTCGATCCGTCGCAGTTTCATGCATACTTCGCAGCCGATCTGCCCGCTGACAAGGCAGCTTTTATGGCGAACTCCCGGGTGTTGAACTTGGCCGTGAGTTTTAAAGCTGTCATTACTAAAGCTGCTTGGACAACAAAACCGAGCTGGATGGTTGTCGCGGGCGCGGACCGGACGATCAATCCCAACCTCGAACGGTTTTATGCCAAACGGGCAAACGATCGTGCGGGCAGCTCGCACAGTATCGCACTAAACCAGAGCTTGTGA
- a CDS encoding EamA family transporter, with translation MTVTQVSPSVSRRRIEIPVILAFFAIYVIWGSTFLAIRTAVLLAPPWFSAGTRFFTAGVILYVFARLRGAPRPSMREWRSLAVIGFLMFSVTYGALFWGEQYVPSGVTSVLESSLPLLTVLFEVFVFRQQRFRWRILFAVTVGFAGVALMLLRNGGTGFPILPCFIILGGSAAWSLGSVLTKSLPLPSSRTVAAAAEMMVGGSLLLILSAVTGELHPFPALPAKAIFSLLYLITAGSLLGFTAFVWLLGRMPASKVASHAYVNPIVALALGHFLASEQITLRTLLGAALVIGSVFLTMREE, from the coding sequence ATGACGGTTACACAGGTTTCACCATCGGTTAGCCGCAGACGCATCGAGATCCCTGTCATCTTGGCGTTCTTCGCCATTTACGTCATTTGGGGATCCACCTTCCTGGCCATCCGCACCGCCGTGCTCCTGGCGCCCCCCTGGTTCTCGGCTGGGACCAGGTTTTTCACTGCCGGCGTGATCCTTTACGTCTTCGCTCGCCTGCGAGGCGCCCCACGCCCATCGATGCGCGAATGGCGCAGCCTCGCCGTAATTGGTTTTCTGATGTTTTCCGTCACTTACGGCGCTCTCTTCTGGGGAGAACAGTACGTTCCCTCGGGCGTCACCTCTGTACTCGAGTCCTCTTTGCCACTGCTCACCGTCCTGTTCGAAGTCTTTGTCTTTCGTCAGCAGAGATTTCGTTGGCGGATCCTCTTCGCTGTCACGGTCGGATTCGCCGGAGTTGCGCTGATGTTGCTCCGCAACGGCGGAACCGGCTTCCCTATTCTCCCCTGCTTCATCATCCTCGGGGGCTCCGCGGCCTGGTCGCTTGGCTCAGTGCTGACCAAGTCGTTGCCGCTGCCGTCCTCTCGCACTGTCGCCGCTGCAGCGGAGATGATGGTCGGTGGCAGCCTGCTGCTGATTCTCTCTGCGGTAACTGGCGAGTTGCACCCTTTTCCCGCACTCCCCGCCAAAGCTATTTTTTCGCTGCTTTATCTCATCACCGCGGGATCGCTCCTCGGCTTCACCGCCTTTGTCTGGCTTTTGGGCCGGATGCCCGCCAGTAAAGTCGCAAGCCACGCTTATGTGAATCCAATCGTGGCTCTCGCCCTCGGTCATTTCCTCGCATCGGAGCAGATCACCCTCCGAACCCTGCTCGGAGCGGCACTTGTCATCGGCAGCGTTTTCCTCACCATGAGGGAAGAATGA
- a CDS encoding DUF302 domain-containing protein, translated as MTIQEVKVQRLNVISTEPFDTVVARIDAAIGHPDIVAFHKSLSAAKNEAEMEKVVNPVTQPNGLMEFARFDIGDVLQKDNGTTKPRILRIVAGNPLIMKEMVKHVVDAGSYAPVTILIEERPDSVRISYDRMASYLAPYENSDALKVARELDAKVERILTAAAQ; from the coding sequence ATGACTATTCAAGAGGTTAAGGTGCAGCGACTGAACGTGATTTCCACCGAGCCGTTTGACACAGTGGTTGCACGGATCGACGCAGCAATCGGTCATCCGGATATAGTGGCATTTCACAAATCTTTGTCAGCGGCAAAAAATGAAGCTGAGATGGAAAAGGTCGTCAATCCCGTGACCCAACCAAACGGCCTTATGGAGTTTGCGCGCTTCGATATCGGAGATGTTCTCCAGAAAGATAATGGAACGACCAAGCCAAGAATTCTTCGCATTGTCGCAGGAAATCCCCTGATCATGAAGGAAATGGTGAAGCATGTCGTTGACGCAGGCTCGTACGCGCCGGTGACCATACTCATTGAGGAGCGTCCGGACAGCGTCCGGATCTCGTATGACAGGATGGCCTCCTATCTTGCACCGTACGAAAACAGTGATGCCCTCAAAGTAGCGCGGGAACTGGACGCAAAGGTCGAGAGGATTTTAACGGCAGCCGCGCAATAA
- a CDS encoding alpha/beta fold hydrolase, with protein sequence MRTARLLGALTLDGLKEQYVAAPHPELVKPEGYTLDAALISRPGNADIQLDLFLDYQNNVKLYPEFQRYFREKQPRTLAVWGRFDPFFVPAGAKAFARDNPQAVVHLIDAGHFALETNVVEVAAYVR encoded by the coding sequence ATGAGAACCGCACGGCTACTTGGAGCCCTGACGCTTGATGGGTTGAAGGAGCAATATGTCGCAGCACCGCATCCGGAATTGGTAAAGCCCGAGGGGTACACGCTTGACGCCGCGCTAATCTCCCGGCCCGGAAACGCTGACATCCAACTGGATCTTTTCCTGGACTATCAAAACAATGTGAAGCTCTACCCAGAGTTTCAGAGATACTTTCGTGAGAAGCAGCCAAGAACATTGGCGGTCTGGGGACGCTTCGATCCCTTCTTCGTTCCGGCCGGTGCGAAAGCCTTCGCTCGCGATAACCCGCAAGCAGTGGTTCATCTCATTGACGCAGGACACTTTGCACTCGAGACCAATGTCGTTGAAGTTGCCGCCTACGTGCGATAG